In Zingiber officinale cultivar Zhangliang chromosome 8B, Zo_v1.1, whole genome shotgun sequence, a single genomic region encodes these proteins:
- the LOC122013785 gene encoding probable CCR4-associated factor 1 homolog 11 gives MAVAVVNNDMLSSSSAASTSRIEVRSVWAHNLDEEFALIRSAVPFHPFVALDTEYPGVVVASKNPYCTLTLPQRYELIRANVEALRIVQVGLTLSDAAGNLPCAIYSDGTCVNYVWEFNFRDFDISHDRYAPSSVELLKANGIDFQKNQIWGIDSCRFAQHLATSGLLSFGHFSPISWVTFQGAYDFAFLVKMLTCDCKLPKTVREFLHLVHFFFGKRVFDVKHLSKHCPGLYGGLERVASTVRVERAVGSRHQSGSDSLLTWQVFYQIASRVNPQLIDRPEHMGTLFDLQLQ, from the coding sequence ATGGCTGTCGCAGTTGTCAACAACGATATGCTAAGTTCCTCTTCCGCCGCTAGCACCAGCAGAATCGAGGTTCGCTCCGTGTGGGCTCATAACCTCGACGAGGAGTTCGCCCTTATCCGCTCCGCCGTCCCGTTCCACCCCTTCGTCGCATTGGACACAGAGTATCCTGGCGTCGTCGTCGCTTCCAAAAATCCCTACTGCACCCTCACCCTCCCCCAGCGCTACGAATTGATCCGCGCCAACGTCGAGGCCCTCCGCATCGTCCAGGTCGGTCTCACCCTCTCCGACGCCGCCGGCAACCTCCCATGTGCCATCTACAGCGACGGCACTTGTGTGAATTATGTGTGGGAATTTAATTTCCGCGACTTCGACATCAGCCACGACCGTTACGCCCCTTCCTCCGTCGAGCTGCTCAAGGCTAATGGCATCGACTTCCAAAAGAATCAAATATGGGGCATCGACTCTTGCAGATTCGCCCAGCACTTGGCCACCTCAGGCTTGCTTTCCTTTGGCCATTTTTCTCCCATCTCCTGGGTTACCTTCCAAGGCGCCTATGACTTCGCCTTCCTAGTCAAGATGCTGACATGCGACTGCAAATTACCAAAGACCGTTCGTGAGTTTTTGCACCTCGTTCACTTCTTTTTCGGCAAAAGGGTGTTCGATGTGAAGCACCTTAGCAAACATTGTCCTGGGCTTTACGGAGGATTGGAGCGGGTGGCCTCTACCGTCCGAGTTGAGCGAGCAGTGGGCTCTCGACATCAATCCGGCTCCGATAGCTTATTAACATGGCAGGTGTTCTACCAAATCGCTTCTCGTGTGAATCCACAACTCATCGATCGTCCAGAACACATGGGAACTCTCTTTGACCTCCAACTGCAATAG